The Argopecten irradians isolate NY unplaced genomic scaffold, Ai_NY scaffold_0535, whole genome shotgun sequence genome has a segment encoding these proteins:
- the LOC138312943 gene encoding vitellogenin-like: MELKLLLVVALVASTQAGPIDSVRDSCSQSCPSTNKFGYRPGKSYEFDYNVKTSTSVKGASEGLSNMELTAKVHVEALSKCDFILRVEDVRLHETDPTNYENKILSAGSEELRNVLERHDLRFSFQDGTVDELCPSSDEVSWALNIKRGILSVFQNSMDDLRRGQKTSESDVNGNCEVEYSTENGHDGYVVRKTKNLLGCTERNDYSSSVQGIPYRVPSENQAIPLLNSEHNCQQEISSRGLLTSASCMESHTFRPFSREGSGAVTESKQSLNFVRESIPSATPGAISDRRGMTFEHAYGPDKSIRSQAELEEKLMDICRNTQQDIRPETPQFFSDLVYLMKTVDSQALRRVYQKLRTGSLCPNNIKRVRKFFLDAIPMAGTSSSLSMLTELINNDEITGVEADMWLTTLSFIQHPTKDMLREVMPLLSRNNGKAMLAVTSLVHNFCRKRTCDNDMEVRSIISTIEGKIEYGCNVDGDRLQKTIMRVSALLVTLVMLQVQFQRSTLV; the protein is encoded by the exons ATGGAGCTCAAGCTACTATTGGTTGTAGCCCTTGTGGCTTCGACTCAGGCGG GCCCTATAGACTCAGTGAGAGACAGTTGTTCACAGTCATGTCCAA GCACAAACAAATTCGGATACAGACCTGGAAAATCATACGAGTTTGACTATAATGTTAAGACATCAACAAGTGTTAAAGGGGCGTCCGAAGGTTTATCTAATATGGAACTGACGGCCAAAGTTCACGTGGAAGCTCTTTCCAAATGTGATTTTATCCTGAGG GTTGAAGATGTCCGACTTCATGAAACAGATCCCACGAACTACGAGAACAAGATATTATCAGCTGGAAGTGAAGAGTTGCGTAATGTCTTAGAGAGACACGATCTGCGTTTCTCCTTCCAAGACGGTACTGTAGATGAGTTATGTCCTTCTTCAGATGAAGTTTCATGGGCACTCAACATCAAACGAGGTATCTTATCCGTCTTCCAGAACAGCATGGATGATTTGAGACGCGGTCAGAAAACTTCGGAG TCCGATGTCAATGGCAATTGCGAGGTCGAGTATTCAACAGAAAACGGCCATGATGGTTACGTAGTTAGGAAGACCAAGAATCTTCTCGGATGTACAGAACGTAACGACTACAGTTCATCTGTTCAGGGCATCCCATACAGAGTGCCTTCC GAAAACCAGGCCATCCCTCTCCTCAACAGTGAACATAACTGCCAACAAGAGATTTCATCAAGAGGATTGCTTACATCTGCCAGCTGTATGGAATCCCATACCTTTAGGCCTTTTTCACGAGAGGGAAGTGGTGCTGTTACCGAGAGCAAACAGAGCCTGAATTTTGTTCGTGAATCAATCCCGTCGGCTACACCAG GCGCAATCAGTGATCGACGAGGAATGACATTCGAACATGCGTATGGCCCTGACAAGTCCATCCGGTCACAAGCCGAGCTAGAAGAGAAACTTATGGATATTTGTAGGAATACACAACAGGATATTCGTCCAGAAACCCCACAGTTTTTCTCCGACTTGGTGTACTTGATGAAAACTGTCGACTCACAGGCTCTTCGAAGAGTCTATCAAAAACTTCGAACCGGAAGTTTATGCCCTAACAACATAAAGAGAGTACG aaagTTTTTCTTGGACGCAATCCCTATGGCAGGAACTAGTTCCTCTCTGAGCATGCTCACAGAACTAATTAACAACGATGAAATCACCGGGGTGGAAGCTGACATGTGGTTGACAACCCTATCCTTCATTCAACACCCGACAAAAGATATGTTGAGAGAGGTTATG CCACTTCTTTCAAGAAACAACGGAAAGGCTATGCTAGCCGTTACATCTCTGGTCCACAATTTCTGCCGCAAAAGGACCTGTGATAATGATATGGAAGTCCGCAGCATCATTTCAACCATTGAAGGAAAGATTGAATACGGATGTAACGTGGACGGAGACAGACTGCAAAAG ACAATTATGAGAGTCTCCGCGCTCTTGGTAACTCTGGTCATGCTACAAGTGCAGTTTCAACGATCAACACTTGTTTGA